From the Glycine max cultivar Williams 82 chromosome 11, Glycine_max_v4.0, whole genome shotgun sequence genome, the window TGTAGTAGAAGAGCAATGAAAAGGGTAAAAGTTATGTTAATCAATAATTAAGACAGGAAAAGCACATCAGAACATCGAGAATGACTTCACAAACCAGTAACAGTTTCTTGTCTGTCTGTAAATGTGGAAAAAAGACAAGACACACATGAAATTTTAAACAAACGGACTAATGATTCAATTTGCTAACTGGAAATGTGTATTTAGTTTAACTGCATAATACTTGTTATCTTTTTAAGCAACGCCATTTAAAGTAGTCCCAATGAAAATAATATCTGGCCGAAATTTTCAGATGTTATAGTAAATTTATAATGATCACACAGatgataattattatcattCCGAAACACAACATAAGTATAGCCACTGCGATCTCTTGtccaaaagacaaaaaaatcaaaccaagTTTCAGGAATTATGTGGCAGCATACAGAAATGAAATGGGGAGCTTACCCATAGTAGGACTGATAGTTATTGTTCTCACATCTGGTTAACCAGAATTTACATAATGTTCAAGCCTAAAATCAGGCTAAGAttacaaaattgaaattctatAATCAAATGCCGGTTGCCAATTGtcacaatttatttttgaagGAAATCACTCCAGCTGAACATGTGCTCACAACACAAATCAGCACAATGAATATAATTATTGCAATCGAAACTACAATGAAATAGGAAGTTGGAAAATCGCATACCTTCCAACCATAGTAAAAAAAGAACTTACCATCCTTCTAATCTTAAGATAACTcaatctattatatataaacaaaaaaacagaaagaatTTGCTAGTTGCGTGTCTGGCACTTACCACGAGAGCCGGAAACTTTAATTCTACATGTATCACAAGCTAATAGTCCtattaattgaaaaagaaaacaaatgaaaacttGGGCAGAAATGCAGCCACAGGTAagcttttttccttttggttttttgttttgcctttttttttttctagccaACATTTGGCATTCGGTAAGTGGAGGAAGGGGAAGAAACACAGGTCATGTCACATTTTGGGAAAGAAAAGGCAGAGAGATGAACTGAAGTAGCTCTAAATAGTGGAGAATAGAAAACAGTGTAGCAGGGACCCTAGTAGCTCCATAACTCCATTAGACTATAACAATTGACATGTATATATAGGAAGCAAAAATACAGAACAGGACTAGAGAGTAACATGTGGATGCAGCaactttaaaaaatcataaaacaccACTAAATTACatgcaaaattgatttaatattaaaaaaaacgctAAATAAAATACAGATATCAGTGTTTCACAAGTCAGTACTACTCATTATAGGTACAGTGAAATGCCATCATTTATCTAATCATTGTGGCATCCCATTTGTATTTATATAAAGGTTCAGAAATGATTGAAAGATATAAGTTAGAAGCATCCAAAGGTATCTAAAGAGTATTTGACAATTGACACAATAGTATCCAAAACCGATAGAACAACTATGTTCAAGTACCAGTGCCGATAACAATGCTTCTTAGATGCATTACGCATACACTGTATATTGTCCTTTGCAGAACTATTCAAAGCCAAATGAGTTTTAAGGTTGCCCACTTGCCCCCATTCAATCATGACCACATCATTTGGTGCCCTTATTCTCTTTTATCATAGATTCATAGTTAGTAGACATTCTGAGGACAAGgtggaaaattaaaataatatggcAGTACATATCAATGTTCTAGTGGATGTTTTGAATACTTAACCACAGTTATATCTTTTAACCCCCCCACACCCTCCTTCCTCTCTTCTCCTGCATACAAAGAAGGTTATGTAGCCCAACTAGTAACCTTGTTCACTATATACACTCCAGCAACAACCTGGATCCTATGAAGTAAAAGTTCCGTGTTCTCTAGCATTACACCCTAAGAGCAGTAAAATTCAAgtcaagcccataaataaaccTTGTCACAACTCATAAAACTTACCAAGGTTAGGCTCCCAATGAAATCCAAATTTCTAATTTGCAATAGATTAAAATCATCAAATCAAGTTCAATGCCCCAACAATCTTGGCTTATATAACTCTAGATACACTgaaattttgcattttaaacTGCCCGCCATTCACATAGTGATCCAAAATACCACACAAACTTCAGCTTAGTATATGCAGAATCAGATGCACTTCCGAGACAACACAATAACAAGCGAGACAAGAAATCAAAAATCCATTACCAGCTTTAAACCATAGCAAGTCAATGTGCCCAACTTTAAACCCCATTCCAGAGCAAAGTATAACAGAGCTACATTATCATTCgattaaacattttattaagaaatatCCTCCCACATTAATGAATTACAACAACAAGAAACAATTGcctcagttttaaaaaaattccctCTGCTCTCCCGTGTTCATCCTAATTATTActcaaaaataatagtaatctCATCCTATAGTTAAATAATCAACATCcatcaaaaaaatcataacactGTATCTGTAAGTAATTTCAAAACTGATTAACACCACGACCATGACCATCGATCTATGGTGTCTTCGGTCCCTCCGCGGTGGCGGCGGCGGCCACGGTGGCAGTGGCAGCATCCTCAATAATCTTCTTATTCTTCTCAATAGCAGCAGCAACTTCTTTAGGCATGTACTTCTCATCATGCTTGGCGAGAACCTCGGTAGCCGAAAAATAGCACTCTATCTTCCTCGCCTTCTCGGAAACGTTCTTCACCGACACCTCCTTCCTGATCTCCTCCGTAAACGGTTTCACGAGCCCTTCCACAACCACAGAGTGCCCTTCCCTGAACAAATCCGGCAACGATCCCTCGTACCGTACCACCATGTCGGAGATGAGATCGGTGACGACGAACTCCACCTCAGGCGACGACGCCGGGTAAACCACGCTGCCTTCGAGAACAAGGCCTCCCAACCGGAACCGCGCTTTTGTGGGGTTGGTGGCGTATTTTTCGAGGGCTTCGGTTGGGGTGACGTAGAAGACGAGCTGGTCTTGGAAGTTGTTGAGGACGATCACGACGAAGCCCGCGAGGCCGCCGAAGGTGAGCGCGTAGGTCCAGAGGCGCCGCGTCTGGAGCTGACGCGCGCGCGCGCCGATGTCGACTGATTTTTTGGAGCGCGGAGGCGCGCGGCGGGAAGTGGAGAGGAGGCGGTGGAGGGAGAGGGGCGGCGGCGGCAAGGTTTGAAGGAGGGAGGCGGTGCGGAGGAGATGGGATCTGAAGCGGAGGGCGAGTCTAGAGGCCATTTGGATTGGTAAAGTGAAGAGAGAGGAAAATTGATGGGTTGGGATTTAgggttttgacttttgaattAATTAGGCTAGGCCGCCATGGCTGAAGCTGAACGCGATGATGCGACCGAGAAGTTTCTGGCCCTTTTTGGATGGACGGATGAAAAGAACAGGAGGAAAGAGAGACAAGTAGACAAGTAGAATGTAGAATAGTACGTAGTACactattaaaattgaattaatttattacatttaaaattataaaatgtagtttttttttaatatcaatgtgtcttttcaaaatagtaaaataacattttcattCTGACACTGGTGTGCCGTGCGTATGGGTTGTTCAGCATTATATttgcttttttctttaataGCAAAATTATGATTTGATTAAGTAAATTTATTTGCTAAATGTTAGAATTTAGAATTTGGAATAATACATAAACTTTGAGAGTGTTGCAATAATAATTGATACAAATGGGACATATATCTCATAATTAAAGAaagtatgaaaaaattattgaaaaaacatacaaatatattaaattggCTGGTGATAGTGATATTGATATAATGATCCAAATTGAACCGATTAGctcaaaaattacattttcatgACTATTGCTAAGTGATGCCAAGACTCTGGCAAAAAGTTGATACAACAGTTGCTGCAAAGCAGGCAACTGCTCCAATAGCTCCTCACTATCCAAATCTCTGGTCTTGCTGCACCCttgtttgaaaaacaaataagcCCAAAgactttaaaaaacaaacacaattcaaaataaagtaatttgattcaaaaacgcaaaaataatcaaagaataatgaGTTAAATAAATCCACGATTAAGCATTTGGAAGTTTTTAACAATGTCCATCGGCAATACAAaccaatttaaataataaatatagacAATTCCAATAATGTAAATAACGTATTGTATTGAATTTCTTCCATCATAGTCAATTAATTTCCTTGCAATACGACAAATTATAAAACTCTGCAGAATTCTACCACTAAAGTAACTAATTGTTCCAACCTCTCCTCCTATTTAAGCTAAATACATATCCTTCCAAGCTCCAATCTCTCTAACTAACTATTGATAATCTATGTAACTTATTCTTGATATTTGGGACCCtaccccacacacacacaaaaagggCTTCTTTCTTGTCAAAATATTGTGGTTATCTTGAGAAACAGTTCCAAGGGTGAAAGAACCCCAAACTTTCACGTAACGAAAAATAAGTTGGCTAATgtttgcaaaatattttttctttcaattaaaaatgtttGGATGCTTATGTTTTGCTGCTACTTTGTCATCCAATAGAACCAATTTCACCCACGTCCAATATAGACTTGAACATTACATactacaattttatttaatatttttttttttgcaaaattaaaaattctcaaataaaatAGATACTCACAGAACAGATGTTATGTTCTCCATCACACTGTCATTTATGAAATTTGTATTCATATGTCAGTCTCAGAAAAATTCCACAATGTTTTTTCCTCCCAATTCTTATACATAGATCAAAGTGTGCTTATAttgattcaataaaaaaaatgccccattttccaacaacaacaaaataattaagagaattttaaattaaaaaaataaaagcttttGATATACAATAAACTGATACAGATGTCCTAATTGCTAGGGGTGACTAAAGAATAAAGTGAATATAGTAATTGCtaataagaaatcaagtaaacaTAATAGTAGAGCTTGACCAGTTATCCAAAAAGAGTATAATAATGGGTTTATTGAAATTACCTTCTACTGCCGTTCGGCAGGTTTGGGTAGACGCTCAGCTTCAATATCATACTTCAGAATCTGAAAGCATTCAAGTCTTTCTTCCAAAAATGATGCATATGTAGTACCCAGGCAGAGCAATCCCAAGCTGCAAGCAAATGAAATCATATGgcaaaaagtatataatacaGTTAAACAATAGGAGGATCATGACTACTCAAGATAGAAGCAGCTTTCTCATACTGTAGAAATAAATATTCCAGAaaatcatccatttgcataatCTTACCATATAAATCAAAGGGAAACcccaaaaattaaaagtgaacaAAATTACCTTCGGAGCAAGGTTCTTACAATGGCCAGACGtagagagaaaaaacaaaaaatcatatgaaaattGGAATGCACTAATATTGATAACTATCGATTTccatgaaattgattttaaccatttgatttaaaattcaaatccaGCAATAATCGTTGAAACAAATAcacaaaatgaatataaaataaaaatataacaaaattgaaaaaaaaaaaagagtaaagatCTACAACAAACAATTCATGGTTGGATCAAAAGTGAGTGAAACTTACTTGGGATCGGCTCTCTTAGATTGTGCTAGCTAGCTTTGTGCAGTGCATGTATACCTCAGCTCACGGTTCTTATCTTCTACTTCATAACTTATTTTCTAGtatgtatataaattataaaactataaataaaaaaaacattaaaattaaaaaataaaaggaaaaaataaataaaaacataaaaggaaaaacataaagaaagaagaataaaaacgtaaaaaaagaagaaaaattagaaataaaatggtaacagaaaagaaagaaaaaatataaaaaggaaaaaaagaactaAAGAAAAAGCAAAACTGAAAAGAAAGATAGTAAAAAAATCTAACATTTCAAGATCTTCCCCTGAATCAAATCACTGGGACCCAACAGAGAAAATGTACGAAACTTCCAGTTGTGTGCTTTACCTATGATAATTGGGGCTGAAATGAGGTATCAGCAACATAAGttgtaaattaatttctcttatGCAATAAAATTTGCATTTTATCGTGCAAAGGATGTACAAAGGCTATGCTCCAAATTAATGTCATCCTATTCCAAGgtgttttctatataaaaaaaaaaaaagcagaagaTAAATTAGATAATGTAAGGGAAAAGGGGGAatgagaaagaaggaaaaaaaagtccttacaaTCACGATAAAACAGCagataaaggtgtaggtttgaaaataattgtatttCTATCCATTTTCAATCAACCTGTTGGTTACTCATGATGTGTTTAAAGATAGGAATGAAGAGAAGTAATCTCAAATAATTCTGCTAtaagattatatataatttgtagtaTAATCAAATTCTAGTGTTCATTTCATTACTATAACAACTAGTAATTTCTTTTGGGCTATTGAATAACTATTCAAAGGTGTAGTATAAGATGCTGGCAAAACGTGTTTCAACATACCGTTAAAATAACAATCACATTTCAGATCATGCTTCTAGTGAGAAAACAATCAAAGatatttcaattttgagcataaAGTTCAAATGACATGTTGATGTTTAATTGCCTAATAAATCCCCTAGTTAGTAgcaaataactaaaaattaaaattcattttctattcactgttataattaaaataataataataatgcattAACCTGGAACTTCTCCCTGTAGACTTTTACCGCTGCAGCATGAGCAAGTATGAGGTGGTGTGTAACCGGCTCAGAAGTAGAATCACCAGCAGTGCAGTTAGCAAAACACTTGGAGCGTCTATTGGGTGGGGATCCACCACTTGCATAACCTCCAGTGCTTAACACTATCACCAAATTCCCTAAAGCATACTTCTGCATAATTTGCAAAATCTTGCATGTTTGCAAAATCAAAGTACCAATTCTTCAGGGagtgaataataaaattaattgcttTCATCATCTTAAACCATTCATTAAGTAAAAACATATTGATAAGAGTACAGTTtatgtgattgataattgacACTGATCTGAAGAGTGACACGTATTATTAAGATCTTGAAGGGAAattcataagaaaaaagaagtggTTAGCAGAAGAAAACCGTTTCTGAGGCCTACTGGACTCTTCAGTGTAAAGATCTACAACAAAGTCAAAGCAAATGTTAACAGATCAGGGCAAGTAAACGACCACTGTCAGCAAGAACAAACGATAGAATCGAAGCATACCATGGGGCGTAGAACTGGACGTGCTTGCTGACAATGTCGTGAAAGTTAGAGTGATccaaggaagaaggaaagaaagaaccTGGAGCAAGCACTGGATCGTCTCGATACCTGAAACGAAATTGAAGGTGAGTGTTTGAGAGGAATGGAGGGTTTGTCGAAAGCAAAGGAGGTCGAGTGAGTGTGTgagtaatttttcaaaattcctaTTCTATTCCTGTTTATATAAAGTGTTAACAACATAGGATAGGATGttcattttagatttttttgtcagactatttttttatatagttttatatagatatcataaaaaaacaGAGCACACTTGATTTaactgtttattttttgttattatttttcaaaaatgattttcatttttaaattttaattttttttaaaaagtatcaagaaaaaataatataagataatttcattttacatttttttaagacaTCATACTTATTAAGAATTTATaggatattatttttgtttttttattacatcatttattttatctgATATATTGTCACTCTAATATGTATGaattgtgtatatatatttatttattagaatttaattaaaatatataaatattataaatgtttttttaattattcatctaattaaataattatgcaagtaaatctattaatttttatccagTGCGCAGTGGAGATTCCGTTTGGCTGTAACGTGAATTCTCCAACTCCACGTTTGGGTGTTGGTTGGAGGGCCACATAATGTTGTGGAAGCATTAGAATCACTCCAGGCCCAGAAAACATGGGCCTATGACTGCCAAGCCTTTATGTATAACGTGGGTCGATTCTTTATGTAACTTGTTTTGCTTGTCAACTTTtacataaacattttttttaatatttcacatAACCAGTTTGATACAAAAAGTTAAAGAGCACGAGTTCTGattcaatttatgttttttttagaggaaaagACTTAGCTCATTTCATCAAGAATAATGGAATCAATACAACTTAGTACATGATCAAAGGTATGACAAGAATCATAAAATCTTGATGTTCTCTCTGGGGAGTGAGCAACATGATTTGCTTGCTGCTTGAAAGAACTAACCAAAGAGTTTGGCAATTGGGATAGATAAGCCTTAAAGTTAGAGATAATAGAATGAAAATCTACAAGGCCTTTACATTCATGAGAAATAGCATCTGCTACTCCTTTGCAGTCAACTTCATAGTTAACATTTGattcaattaatttatcattgagGAGTGTTGGtaacatattattttaacatttgttaaaatttaatgaaattataaaattaagatagactaattaaatattaagtcGAACTcacaaaaattgatatttttgaataagttttaactaacaataaaaatatgtttataaaaGTGTGCATGTTagttagagaaaaaatattcttatatgTTCTTGAATCATCACTTGTCCATAATATCagctaatattttatataaaacattcaaattttacaatttacaataaaatattattaacatgTCATATAAAGATTAATAAGCACTATGGTCAAGGACATCTAATCATTTTTTGTGAAAGATATGTTTGATAAATGAACAACAGATTATATAACTGATAAACgacttgtatttttaaattaaattattaagaatttaaattttaattaatttttagttatgaaataaattgtattggaagaaaaaatatatcatcacTTCCGGTGGACTAATCGTACTAATATGTTTGAtaacatttttgtttgttattgaCCCCCTTCCCTAAAAAAGTTAACTGggattaaaaaatgaaagagaacaAGTTCTGATTCAATCGGAACATAatgatgattaaaaaattaacgtgAGTCCACAGAATATTTTGTTGGAATGAGTAGGTAGGTAGCTAGGTGGACGTTGCTGTGTGTTGCGGTGAGTGTATAGAATAAAGGTGAGAAATAGCATTGAGGAGGCAAGGTGAGGTGGTGAATTAGGATTtaggagagaaagaaaagtaCTTTTCGTGGACCAACGGCGCAattcatctctttcttaattaatttgagtTCCTTCCACTGTTGGAATACTCAAACTTCTCTCCCTCTACTTTGGCTTTCCCTCCATCGAGACCttcgattaaaataaaaataatataa encodes:
- the LOC121172629 gene encoding cytochrome c-type biogenesis protein CcmE homolog, mitochondrial, whose translation is MASRLALRFRSHLLRTASLLQTLPPPPLSLHRLLSTSRRAPPRSKKSVDIGARARQLQTRRLWTYALTFGGLAGFVVIVLNNFQDQLVFYVTPTEALEKYATNPTKARFRLGGLVLEGSVVYPASSPEVEFVVTDLISDMVVRYEGSLPDLFREGHSVVVEGLVKPFTEEIRKEVSVKNVSEKARKIECYFSATEVLAKHDEKYMPKEVAAAIEKNKKIIEDAATATVAAAATAEGPKTP